One region of Bacterioplanoides sp. SCSIO 12839 genomic DNA includes:
- the hisH gene encoding imidazole glycerol phosphate synthase subunit HisH: MAASKVCAVIDYGMGNLHSAHGALQKVAPDTQVLVTSKPEEILAADHVVLPGVGAIRDCMGEIKAQGIDQIVAEVKKTKPLLGICVGLQAMMNHSEENGGVDCLNLFDGEVKYFGDDLKEKGERLKVPHMGWNQVETLAHPLWTDIADGSRFYFVHSYYVDANDKSQVKGRGFYGKSFDAALGQDNVFAVQFHPEKSHKNGLQLLQNFLNWDGQA, from the coding sequence ATGGCGGCGAGTAAAGTATGTGCTGTTATCGATTACGGCATGGGCAACCTGCACTCAGCTCATGGTGCGTTACAAAAAGTGGCTCCCGATACTCAGGTGCTTGTGACTTCCAAGCCAGAAGAAATTCTGGCAGCGGATCATGTGGTATTGCCCGGTGTGGGTGCGATTCGTGATTGCATGGGTGAAATCAAAGCTCAGGGCATTGATCAGATTGTTGCCGAAGTAAAAAAGACTAAGCCTTTGCTAGGGATTTGTGTCGGCCTGCAGGCGATGATGAATCACTCGGAAGAAAACGGTGGTGTGGATTGCCTGAATCTGTTCGACGGCGAGGTGAAATACTTCGGCGATGATCTGAAAGAAAAAGGTGAACGCCTGAAAGTCCCTCATATGGGCTGGAATCAGGTGGAAACGCTGGCTCATCCGTTATGGACAGATATTGCTGACGGCAGCCGCTTCTATTTTGTGCACTCTTATTATGTCGATGCAAACGATAAAAGTCAGGTGAAAGGCCGTGGTTTTTATGGCAAGTCGTTCGATGCGGCGCTAGGCCAAGACAACGTATTTGCGGTGCAATTTCACCCGGAAAAAAGCCATAAAAACGGGCTGCAGTTGCTGCAGAACTTTTTAAACTGGGACGGTCAGGCGTAA
- the hisB gene encoding imidazoleglycerol-phosphate dehydratase HisB, protein MATTASSGRSATVERNTLETKIRVSINLDGTGKAKFDTGVPFLEHMMDQIARHGLIDLDIYCDGDTHIDDHHTVEDIGITLGQAFAEAIGDKKGIVRYGHSYVPLDEALSRVVIDFSGRPGLDFKCDFTRGNIGKFDTQLFWEFFYGFVNHAKVTLHIDNLKGFNAHHQAETIFKAFGRALRMAVEQDPRMAGVMPSTKGTL, encoded by the coding sequence ATGGCCACGACTGCAAGTTCTGGACGCAGTGCGACCGTCGAGCGTAATACGCTGGAGACGAAAATCCGTGTCAGTATCAATCTGGATGGTACCGGCAAAGCCAAATTTGATACCGGTGTGCCTTTTCTTGAGCACATGATGGATCAAATTGCCCGCCATGGTCTGATTGATCTCGATATTTACTGTGATGGTGATACCCATATCGATGATCACCACACGGTGGAGGACATTGGTATCACGCTTGGGCAAGCGTTTGCTGAAGCCATCGGTGATAAGAAAGGCATCGTCCGTTATGGCCACTCTTATGTGCCATTAGACGAAGCGCTGTCACGCGTTGTGATCGACTTCTCCGGTCGTCCGGGTCTGGATTTTAAGTGTGACTTCACTCGTGGCAACATCGGCAAATTTGATACTCAGCTGTTTTGGGAATTCTTCTACGGCTTTGTTAACCACGCCAAGGTCACGTTGCACATCGATAATCTGAAAGGGTTTAACGCGCACCACCAGGCTGAAACCATCTTTAAAGCCTTTGGTCGTGCATTGCGTATGGCGGTTGAGCAAGATCCGCGTATGGCGGGTGTGATGCCCTCGACAAAGGGAACCCTGTAA